The window GCGAGCTCCTCACCGCCGAGGCGCTGGGCCAACGTGGATTCTGGTGGTTCTCAGAGCCGCGCGACAGCGCGCTTCCCTCCCCCGAGTTCTCGCTCGCGGTCTCGCACACAGACGAGGAAACGTTCGATGTCGAGGTGACGGCGGGCACCATTCTGCGTGACCTCGCAATCCTGGTCGACAAGATCGCCCCCTCCGCCACGGTCGACGAAGGACTGCGCACCCTCCTCCCTGGCGAGGTGGCCACCTTCCGGATCAGCGGCGTTGCGGCGATCGCAGAGAACGAACTTCGAGAGCCGGGAATCTTGCGCTCTGCTAATGAACTGGTGGCAGGCGCATGAGTCACGCAAGTGAGATCGCTCCCGTGTGCGGCATGACCTGGGGATGGGTCGGCGTCCCCGGCACATGGGCGACTCCCGAAGGCGAGGCATCCATCACGTTGATGTCCGAGCACGAGGTGAACTGGACTGCCCTCGCCTACACCGGAATCCAGGACACCGCCTTCTCCACCCGCGTCCGATACGGGGCCCCGACGGGCGTCGGGGAAGGGGAGATCACCTGGGCGATCCGGAAGGCGCACGAACTGGGAATGAAGGTCTGCCTCAAGCCCGTCGTCAATGTGGCGGATGGCACGTGGCGTGCACACATCGGATTCTTCGACTGGGACGTTCCCGGGGAGCCGTCGTGGACGGACTGGTTCGACTCCTACAGCGACTTCATCCTCGACGCGGCTCGGATCGCCGAGCAGGAGAGCTGCGAGATGCTCTGCGTGGGTTGCGAGATGGTGCGATCGGACGGCCAGGAGCAGCACTGGAGGCGGCTGATAGCCCGCGTACGCCAGGTGTACAGCGGCCTCATCACCTACAACTGTGACAAGTACCAGGAAGACAGAGTTTCGTGGTGGGACGCCGTGGATCTCATCTCGTCGAGCGGCTACTACCCCCTGAACGCGTGGGAGCGCGAACTCGACCGGATCGAGGAGGTCGTTCGTGCCTCCGGCAAGCCCTTCTTCTTCATGGAAGCGGGCTGCCCCTCTCGAGTCGGGTCACCTGACCTCCCCAACGACTGGTCGCTCGTCGGCGGACCATCCGGACAAGCGCAGCTCGAGTATTACCAGGAGATGTTCCGCGCATGCCGCAGCCGCGATTGGGTGGGCGGGCTCATGCTCTGGGACTGGCCGGCTCGGCTGTACGACGCGGACGAGGCATCCACCAACGACGACTACTGTCCGTATGGCAAACCCGCGGGGGCCTTCATGGCTGCGCAGTATGCGGAGTGGAAGTCGGTGACATCCCCGTGACGATCGTCCACCCCGGCAGCGGGACGACCGTCGCCATCGATGCCGGGCAAACGGGCATAAAGGTCCGCACACGGTCGGGTGTCGAGCCCCATGTCGAGGCGGTGTACCCGGGTGTGCGAACCCACGAGCCTCTGCTGCCCCAGCTGGCCGAGGTGGTGCGCGCGCAGCAGCGTGAGCTGGGCCGGCCCGTGGAGTCGGTCGCGTTCGGCGTCTCGGGGCTGACTCGCAGCCAGTCCGACGCTGGCGCGCTTCTCGCAGCGCTTGGTGACGTGGGTGCCCGGCACGTGCTGCTCGCCCATGACTCCGTCACGTCGTTCCTCGGCTCTCTTGGCGACGCTCAGGGAGCCGTCATCGCCGCGGGGACCGGTGTGGTGACGCTCGGAGTCGGACCGGACCGAATCGCGCGTGTCGACGGCTGGGGCAACATCATGGGTGACGCTGGCAGCGCCTACTGGATCGGTCGCGAGGCGCTCGAGGCTGCGATGCGCGCACACGACGGCAGGGAATCCCCGACAGCGCTGACCGAGGCGGTACGGGAGCGCTGGGATGACATCGAGGACGCCTATGTTCAGCTGCAGTCGGACCCGGACCGCGTCCGCATCGTGGCGTCGTTCGCCTCGTCGGTAACCACGCTTGCCGACGTCGACGCAGCGAGTGCCCAGATCGCCCTGCGCGCGGCTCGCGAGCTCGCGCGGTCGGTCGTGACTGCGCTCCGGCGCGTCGAGGACCCGACCGACCCCGACGCCGAAGAAGCGGTGAGCGCCATCGGAGGAGTGTTCACCTCGCCGCTCATCCTGGGACGTTTCAGCGAACTGGTCACCGAAGCTCGCCCGACCGCACGGATCGTGAGCCCGCGCGGCACAGGACTAGACGGCGCGACGATGCTCTTCGACGTGCCACCCCAGCATCCGCTCACCGAATTCATCCGCGTCGCGAAGGTGGATCGGTAGCGCGAGAAGGATCCGGGATCGGGCGCCCGGGTCACGCCACTGGTGGCACCCCGCCACCGCAAACAGGAAGGTCGAAGATGACACACATTCCGCCCGACAGGAGGCGCCGCGCAGTCGCGGCCCTCACGACCGCCGCGCTTGCCGCTGGGCTGCTGATCTCGGCGACGCCGGCGAGCGCCGCACCGCCGCCTTCGCCGTCCGCCTCTCAGTTTGTGAAGGCGCAAGGAAACAGGCTGACGCTCGGCGGCAAACCCTACGAGTTCGCTGGCACGAACAACTACTACCTCGGATACAAATCGACGGGGATGGTGGACGCCGTCCTGGACGACGCGGCCCAAGCAGGGTTCGATGTGATGCGCACCTGGGGGTTCCAGGACTTTCAGTCGCCCGACGGCTCCGGATCCGTCCACCAGAACTTCGAAGGCGTCTGGTACCAGGCGTGGGACGAATCGACCGGCAAGCCGGTCGTCAACGAAGGGGCCGACGGCCTGCAGAAGCTCGACTATGTCATCGCCGCCGCACGCGAGCGCGGCATCCGGCTCATCATCCCTTTCACCAACAATTGGAACGCCTTCGGCGGAATGGACCAGTACGTCCGCTGGGCTGGCCTCGACGAGCACGCCGATTTCTACACCGACGGCAGAATTCGCGGGTGGTTCAAAGACTGGATCGCCACATTGCTCAATCGGACCAACTCGCTGACCGGGGTCAAATACAAGGATGATCCGACCATCTTGGCCTGGGAGCTGGCCAACGAGCCGCGCTGCACCAGCGCCGGTGTCTACCCGGATGGCACCTGCGATGCGACGACCATCACGACGTGGGCTGACGAGATGAGCCGGCACGTCAAATCCATCGACGGCAAGCACCTGCTCGCGGCCGGCGACGAGGGCTTCTTCTGCCGGCCGGAGAGCAAGTGGTCTCTCACGCAGAAGTATGGGGCTTCCGGATACGGACCGGGATTCGGGGAGGACTGCGCCGAGGGAGTCGACACTGTCGCCCTCGCATCACTGAAGCACATCGACATGATGTCGATGCATCT of the Microbacterium invictum genome contains:
- a CDS encoding glycoside hydrolase family 113 — protein: MSHASEIAPVCGMTWGWVGVPGTWATPEGEASITLMSEHEVNWTALAYTGIQDTAFSTRVRYGAPTGVGEGEITWAIRKAHELGMKVCLKPVVNVADGTWRAHIGFFDWDVPGEPSWTDWFDSYSDFILDAARIAEQESCEMLCVGCEMVRSDGQEQHWRRLIARVRQVYSGLITYNCDKYQEDRVSWWDAVDLISSSGYYPLNAWERELDRIEEVVRASGKPFFFMEAGCPSRVGSPDLPNDWSLVGGPSGQAQLEYYQEMFRACRSRDWVGGLMLWDWPARLYDADEASTNDDYCPYGKPAGAFMAAQYAEWKSVTSP
- a CDS encoding N-acetylglucosamine kinase, giving the protein MEVGDIPVTIVHPGSGTTVAIDAGQTGIKVRTRSGVEPHVEAVYPGVRTHEPLLPQLAEVVRAQQRELGRPVESVAFGVSGLTRSQSDAGALLAALGDVGARHVLLAHDSVTSFLGSLGDAQGAVIAAGTGVVTLGVGPDRIARVDGWGNIMGDAGSAYWIGREALEAAMRAHDGRESPTALTEAVRERWDDIEDAYVQLQSDPDRVRIVASFASSVTTLADVDAASAQIALRAARELARSVVTALRRVEDPTDPDAEEAVSAIGGVFTSPLILGRFSELVTEARPTARIVSPRGTGLDGATMLFDVPPQHPLTEFIRVAKVDR